A genomic segment from Syntrophotalea acetylenivorans encodes:
- the trpD gene encoding anthranilate phosphoribosyltransferase: MIKQAIAMLVEQHDLAESMMVDVMEQIMGGEATPAQVGAFIVALRMKGETIEEITGAARVMRAHATPVRVGKVLDMDREEINSDRETILDTCGTGGSGTKSFNISTTVAFVVAACGVKVAKHGNRSISSACGSADVLECLGVKLDISVAKVESCVNTLGVGFLFAPALHGAMRHAIGPRREIGVRTIFNILGPLTNPAGADRQVLGVYREGLVEPLAQVLSRLGCKRGFVVHGLDGMDEVTLTGPTRVAEINGEAVRLYTVEPEDFTLSRCKLTDLQGGDAVVNADLVQAVLQGEQGPRRDVVLLNSAFALLAADRVSDIQAGIERAAEAIDSGRALSKLNDLIRMTNQ, translated from the coding sequence ATGATTAAACAAGCAATTGCCATGCTGGTGGAACAGCACGACCTGGCCGAATCCATGATGGTCGACGTCATGGAACAGATTATGGGTGGGGAAGCGACTCCGGCCCAGGTCGGTGCCTTTATCGTCGCCCTGCGCATGAAAGGTGAAACGATCGAGGAAATCACCGGTGCGGCTCGAGTTATGCGGGCCCATGCCACCCCGGTAAGGGTTGGCAAGGTGCTGGATATGGACCGTGAGGAGATCAATTCCGACCGGGAAACGATTCTCGATACCTGCGGTACCGGAGGCAGCGGAACCAAAAGCTTCAATATCTCCACAACGGTCGCCTTCGTGGTTGCAGCCTGTGGTGTTAAGGTAGCGAAACACGGTAACCGCAGTATCTCATCTGCTTGCGGTAGTGCCGATGTCCTGGAGTGTCTCGGTGTCAAACTCGATATTTCCGTTGCCAAGGTTGAATCTTGCGTCAATACCCTTGGAGTCGGTTTCCTGTTTGCACCGGCCTTGCACGGGGCCATGCGTCATGCCATCGGACCTCGTAGAGAAATTGGTGTTCGGACCATTTTTAATATTTTGGGGCCACTGACCAACCCGGCCGGAGCCGACCGACAAGTGCTTGGAGTCTATCGCGAAGGTTTAGTTGAACCGCTGGCCCAGGTTCTAAGTCGACTCGGTTGTAAACGGGGTTTTGTCGTACACGGGCTCGACGGCATGGATGAAGTGACCTTGACCGGGCCGACCCGCGTGGCCGAAATTAATGGGGAAGCGGTACGCCTGTATACTGTTGAGCCGGAGGATTTTACCCTGTCGCGCTGCAAACTGACCGACTTGCAGGGTGGCGACGCGGTAGTCAATGCCGATTTGGTTCAGGCGGTGTTGCAAGGAGAGCAGGGGCCGCGCAGGGATGTGGTCCTGTTGAACAGTGCCTTTGCCCTTTTGGCGGCAGACCGGGTTAGCGATATCCAGGCCGGTATCGAGCGGGCTGCCGAAGCTATCGACAGCGGTCGGGCCCTGTCCAAGCTCAACGATCTTATCAGGATGACCAACCAGTGA
- a CDS encoding anthranilate synthase component II — protein MLLMLDNYDSFTYNLVQYFQELGEEVKVFRNDKITVDEIAALQPRRLVVSPGPCSPAEAGISVSAIQQLAGKLPILGVCLGHQSMAYAFGGRVIRAKNLMHGKTSPVYHDHRGLFKGLSCPFDATRYHSLIVERATLPADFEISAWTEADEIMGMRHRNLPLWGVQFHPESILTVEGKRLLHNFLEMT, from the coding sequence ATGCTGCTGATGCTCGATAACTACGACTCCTTTACCTACAATCTGGTGCAATATTTCCAGGAACTCGGCGAAGAGGTAAAAGTCTTTCGGAACGATAAGATTACGGTAGACGAGATTGCCGCCTTGCAGCCCCGGCGCCTGGTGGTTTCCCCCGGCCCCTGTTCTCCTGCCGAGGCCGGAATTTCGGTAAGTGCCATTCAACAGCTGGCCGGCAAGCTTCCTATCCTGGGGGTTTGTCTCGGCCATCAATCCATGGCCTATGCCTTTGGTGGCCGCGTGATTCGCGCGAAAAACCTGATGCATGGCAAGACCAGTCCTGTTTACCATGACCATCGAGGATTGTTTAAAGGGTTGTCCTGTCCTTTCGATGCGACTCGTTATCACTCGCTTATCGTTGAACGGGCTACGTTGCCGGCCGATTTTGAAATCAGCGCCTGGACCGAGGCCGATGAGATCATGGGGATGCGTCACCGAAACCTGCCTCTTTGGGGAGTGCAGTTTCATCCCGAGTCGATTCTGACGGTTGAAGGTAAACGTCTGCTGCATAATTTCCTAGAAATGACCTGA